In the Candidatus Zixiibacteriota bacterium genome, ACATTCAAGGCATCGTTCCACACATAATTTCATCATGAACATAATTGCTGCATTGGTGGCATATTGTTTCTTTCCCAAAAAGCCTTCAATCAAATTTGAAGTGGAAAAGTCAAGTCAATTAACCATTTGGGGATAATATGTTATCCCGAACTCACGTTAATTATGATTATCCGCAATAGTTCCTATTGTAAATTCTTGATTTGAAATCAGGCGCATACGATACGACGGCTATCAAGAGCCTGTCAAACTGGTTTTCGCCGAAGTAACGCCTGTTGAACTTGTAACAGAACTGATTGAGGTAGTATTATAAATATT is a window encoding:
- a CDS encoding IS982 family transposase, with product HSRHRSTHNFIMNIIAALVAYCFFPKKPSIKFEVEKSSQLTIWG